The genomic stretch GACCACCGTAAGTCCAATTAGTGGGATGTAGAACAAGAGCACGGCACAAATATGGCAGACACAAGTGCTGAAGGCTTCATTGGCCCTAATGTTCAGAACGGCCTTAAGTATCAGTATATAGGAGAGAATGATAAACATGGAGTCCATCCCCTTGGTCATTAATACAGCTACCAGCCCATAGATGTTATTGATGGTGGTATCTGCTCCAGCTAGTCTGATAACATCTTGGTGGAGACAGAAGGGAAGGGACAAGTTGTGACTGTGGCTGAATGGAAATCTTCTGGTGAGAACTGGGAGAGGGATACCCAAACACAGTCCACGTAAAGCATTTGCAAGCACAATCCTCCCGATAACTGGATTGGTTAAGATGGAGGAATATCTCAGAGGATTCCAGATAGCAATAAGCCGGTCTACTGCCATAGACACCAAGACTCCAGACTCCATGGCAGCAAAGGCATGGAGAAAGAACATCTGGGTAAGACACAGGTCAATATGGATCTGGTGGTGATTAAACCAGAAGATGCCAATCATTGTAGGCAGGGTGGTGAGTGACACACCAATATCAGTTTTGGCCAACATGGCGAGCAAGATGTACATGGGCTGGTGGAAACTCTCCTCCATCTTAATGAGGACCAAGATGGTAAAATTTCCAAAAAATGCCACAATGTATAAAATACACAGAGGAAAAGAAAGGAAATTCTGATGATCTTCTAGTTCAGGAATCCCACTCAGAACAAAAATTATGGAAATATTACCAGAAAATGCCATTGCTGTTTAGGTCTCTGAAATaagaaacacatttaaaaaacagATATATGTGAGTGTCTTTTTGGAGATAGATACAAAAAGAGAGGGGCGCTCTGAGACTCCCAGAAAGACAAAGGTACGTTCCAGCAGGAGAGGTCTCACCTGGTTCTCGTTTGGCCGGCACCTCGTACGCAGCCACGGTGAGTTTGTGTCCCTCTATGCCTAGCCGGGGAACACCTGAATACTCCCGAACACCCCACTTCAGCACCATATCAGCACCAAAAAcgtggacagggtcagggggaggtCACCACTTGTGCTTTACGGTGTGTTTCATGTGAccccaatacttcctccttccaaagtCAGAAGGAGGAAGAATGTGTGTCACCTGGATGCACCGTGAAGCACAAGCAAAGACCGCCCCCTGACCTGGTCCACTTGTTCGGTGCTGATATGGTGCTGAAGCGGGGTTTTCGGGAGTATTCGGGTGTTCCCAATTCAATATgccaaatttgaacaccaacacaaagggctggctcacactgcaagagctttttctaagcacttgtggtcttaaaagctcttgctaatgtaatgctatgagctTGTTCTCACCTGAGCATTGTGATTTTATGAAAACACCTTGGAGTAAAGAAGGTTGCATGAAGCAGCTGATTTGTATGCTAGCTGCCTGATGTTACGCAAGGGGGTACCTCTAGAGTTGGTCAAGCCAGTAAAATACCAACAACTAAAGTAGCAACCCTGAGGCACACAAGAAAAAACAGACTACACCTACCCCAAGAGAATTCGGAGGATAACTGTACCTACCAGTTGCCTACCAGTTGCAGATTTGGAGGACATCTCTGTACAGCCATATATAGCCTTGTGATTCAGGCTGTATcgggctggtaagcctctttactTGTTTTTGGTGATTGGTCACTAAAGAGTGTTGACATCGGGTGGCGTATAACCTCTGAGATGAATTTAAGCGcggattatttttaaacaattgaGACTTGGGACAGACCTATTTTATCAGCTGTTTTTTAGATTTTATGCAGGTGCTGATTTTGCATTTTTTAGATTTGAAAATTATGGTTTTGGTTGGAGTTTGGCTATAAGTCTAACCAAGTACTTTTGACATTTAATGCTCCTAAATTCTTCTATTCCCTATCTCCAAAAAATTCAAAGGAAACGTATGAGGCAGTGAGGAGACCCCCAGAGGCGCAATCTGGCCACCTAGTATTCACtcggctgctcccaaaaaaagtccactgtaaaaacatacaaaaagaGAGGGGCACTCTGAGACTCCCAGAAAGATAAAGGAACGTTCCAGCAGGAGAGGTCTCACCTGGTTCTCTTTTTtccggcaatcttggaagaaaacctcttggagactgcaaaagacttgagactggggcggaggttcaccttccagcaggacaaagaccctaaacataaagccagggcaacaatggaatggcttaaaacaaaacatatccatgtgttagaatggcccagtcaaagtccagatctaaatccaatcgagaatctgtggcaagatctgaaaactgctgttcacaaatgctgtccatctaatctggctgagctggagctgttttacaaagaagaatgggcaaggatttcagtctctagatgtgcagagctggtagagacataccctaaaagactggcagctgtaattgcagcaaaaggtggttctacaaagtattgactcagggggctgaataattacgcacaccccactttgcagttatttatttgtaaaaaatttttggaatgatgtatgattttcgttccagttctcacatgtacaccactttgtattggtctttcacgtggaattccaataaaattgatgcatgtttgtggcagtattgtgacaaaatgtggaaaacttcaaggggctgaatacttttgcaagccactgtatatatatatatatatatatatatatatatatatatatatatatatatctccctatatatatatatatatatatatatatatatgtccccagaggagctcacaatctaatcctatcatagtcatagtctaatgtcctaccatattattattatgtattcatatagcactgacatcttctgcagcactttacagagtacatagtcatgtcactgactgtcctcagaggagctcacactctaatcctaccatagtcatagcctaatgtcctaccatattattattatgtatttatatagcactgacatctcctgcagcacattacagagtacatagtcatgtcactgactgtcctcaggggagctcacaatctaatcctaccatagtcatagtgtaatgtcctaccatattattattatgtatttatatagcactgacatcttctgcagcacattacacagtacatagtcatgtcactgactgtcctcagaggagctcacactctaatcctaccacagtcatagtctaatgtcctaccatattattattatgtattttatagcactgacatctcctgcagcacattacagagtacatagtcatgtcactgactgtcctcaggggagctcacactctaatcctactatagtcatagtgtaatgtcctaccatattattattatgtatttatatagcactgacatcttctgcagcacattacacagtacatagtcatgtcactgactgtcctcagaggagctcacactctaatcctaccacagtcatagtctaatgtcctaccatattattattatgtatttatatagcactgacatcttctgcagcactttacagagtacatagtcatatcactgactgtcctcagagtccaTTGAGCTGCTGTGACAGGACAGCGACCAGCAtacctttttgagatgagaaagagggacacttaagtcacgccCATGCCACACCGCTAGGTCAcgtccccgtcacacccctagtcacgcataccataaagatttcataagaaaaattgttgttttataattcaaaccacactggtcctttctatcctggttcattgtccttcatatggacatttttaaattagtaatatcaatttaaaggacaagtttgcctcaggcagcaaaaagtctagaactggccctgaccaTAGTCGTATGTCCAGTGTCATTTAGAAGCAATTTAGAGAGAAGCCAtttaacttgtctgtatgtttttgggatgtaggagcaaACCGGAGTGccgagaggaaacccacacagacacggggagaacatacaaactcagtgcagatagtgcccaggctgggcccagctctgcaaggcgacTGTGCGATTTGCCTGATCTGATTCACAAgctttttcctaggagatcattttcatcttctgtttaaaataactttccatcgctatgtaactgaaaaagtaccaaaagtgaaagcattttattgataagaaatatcacgtaggagaaaagtcaggagaagagGGAATTGGATCGGCCCAGTATCTGAAAATCTGCCTCCGGAATTGGAATTGTGGACAGAATTCACCATTTTATATATGTGAACTGACAAGAGCCAGCCATTGATTTAAGTGTGCGTCGTTGTGAAACGGTTTTACATTTCCGGATGCGGTAAAATGCGAGCGATCTTACCACAGTGTGAACGCTGCCTTAAAGCCATAAATTTCATCTACAGCAAAAGTACTAATTGCTCtgacacattggctatcattcataaaggagctgtcggtaaggagaatcaatGCGGTAAAACACGGctgccggtgttttagacttctgggtgggcattcataaaaatgtatccatgtgcggtagcagtgcggagattccccgaactaggctggcagtaggcaggcggagacacggaagttgccgagttgatacatttctccgtgttccgctctgctgcagctgcctgggaggtctgtgtctccattaacttaacatGGTTATCGTCACATgtaagggagcggtacttcccgacctcacaccgcttgcggtgatctttataaattaacattttgttacatttgttacgataatgaccgcacaaggcggtgatttatcgctctgctcggtaatgtcagcttttcatgcggaaagagcctttatgaatgctgagtgttcggtaaaatcagctgttttaagcatttccacatgcggaaatgctttatgaatgatagccaatggggGAAGAGCAGCGTCCAGGATGGATAAAATGTATTaagaagcttaaagggaacctgagcaataaaaataagcaaaatcGGGACTTACCtgaagctttctccagcccaccgtaggccgggaggtcccccggcgtcctcctggctcctctcccggtcccgcagCAGAATACACCACCGGCAACACCggggcagagtgtcgggctgacacttccttATCGGTGCCGCTATGCATCATCACGGTGGTtgccgtgacagtactgcgcatgcgctgtttaGAGTTATAAAACCGTGCATGCCCAGTACTGTGATGACACCATAGCGGGCCCCGCGATGACACGTAGCGTCACCGATAAGAaagtgtcagcccgacactctgcccaGGTGTCGCCGGTGGTGTATTCTGCAGCGGGACCGGAAGAGGAGTCAGGAGGACGCCGGAGGACCGccagacctacggtgggctggacaaagccccaggtaagttccgattttgtttatttttactgctcacggtacctttaaagggaacctgaagatagttaaaaaaaaaaagagtttcacttacctggggcttctgccaactCCCTGTGACCGCACAGTCCTCAACGATCGTCTTCTCCCCGTGGCACAGTTCGGTATCGCTGATTTGCAAGTTgaaggccactgcgcctgcatggaccTGCCCAAGCACATACTCGTTTGCGCTCCCGGCGccaaggggacaggaggatcgtggAGCACTGGcgcaggtaaaatacaagaggtaaAATAGGGAAATTATTTGTgccactagtgaccttagcccatttaaaaatgggccagGTCTGTCACTGCACATGCGCCCGCCACGCACCCCCGCTGCGCACAAATGCCGTGCACACGCTCCACGCACGCCCACCCACCGCACACGCCCACCGTGCACGCCCGCCCATCCATCGGCCCGCCCACCCCTTGGCCTGTCATGGCGTGCGAGCCACGCGtcactccccctcagtgtctctgcgtccctgcacatgcgcagagcgcaaaAGGACACAcacagggtagtgttgggcgaacagtgttcgccactgttcgggttctgcagaacatcaccctgttcgggtgatgttcgagttcggccgaacacctgatggtgttcggccaaaccgttcgggttcgcccgaactactcaatgccaggccgaacagggccccatgttcggccgaatacggcccccctatggggttgcaggcataaggggggagcatgccccgatcgcggggggggggggggtcggaaattcctcccaccccctccgctagcgctcccccctctgcccgcttccccataaaaaagttggcgtaaagttaaatattaccggtggtggctgctgcagtggctggctggcagtggtgtgaatgaggaggaggagtccgagtatgacgcgttgaggccgaacagcgggcggttcagcggtagtacccttgtggtacttccgccctttgtctgacctcacgtcctctacgtgatgacgcatacgagggtacgcgtcacgcgtaccctcgtatgcgtcatcacgtagaggacgtgaggtcagagaaagggcggaagtaccacaagggtactaccgctgaaccgcccgctgcctggcctcaacgcgtcatactcagactcctcctcctcctcctcattcacaccactgccagccagccactgcagcagccaccaccggtaatatttaactttacgccaacttttttatggggaagcgggcagaggggggagcgctagcggagggggtggggggaatttccaaccccccccccatccccccccccccccgcgatcggggcatgctccccccttatgcctgcgaccccataggggggccgtattgcggcatgttcgggtccccattgacttgcattgagttcggggttcgggccgaacatgtcgaacatctggcccatattcggcctgttcggcccgaacccgaacatccaggtgttcgcccaacactaacacagggacatgggacgcagagacacttagggattattatagaggatggcaACATGTTTTGTAAGCATATATAACTGACTTTATCAAGCCAGATATCGGTGCTGGAATCCTAAATAGCCTGGCATTGAGTACCACTCACTAACTGCTAACTGCTCTGAATTATACAGTAAATATCAACCTATGGCCCATAGGGGAGGTGTGGGgttcagtagacaccagggaactgctcaGGGGtgtgaggaggaccactagacatcaaGGAACTGTTAAGAGGtgtgaggaggaccactagacaccaggtcacTGTATGGGAGGGCATGAGACACCAGGAAATTTGATTAGGGAGGGAtgagggccactagacattgaggttggcccgtgacttggtaCCAATGTGCAATttgggcccactttgtatttgagtttgacacccctgctctaaatgAAGAAATGATTTCTCGGTTAATGAATCTGCACATACAACTCGCCATATGTTGTTCTTAACTTTTCCAAATGTGTTTGAATGAAGTTATACTATACATTATCCATAGGATCATTCTGAATGTTAGATCCGGTTCACATCTGTGTTATTTTGCGGATCGGGCCGTACGGATCCGGCCATCTGGATCCAGGAAAACGCTCTGTTTTTATGCTGTAAAACGTCTGTTTTCATAGGTTCCTATTTTGCTGCAAATCCTTCCGTTTCCGTTCCACCGAGCGATACAGTCAGGAAAAATAGGTCCTGTtgcatttttttgtccattcagCGGAACGGAAACCGGAACCGTACAGCCGGATCCGCAGCTAAAAGCtgatgtgaaccaagccttagagTAAAATTATCCCCCAGCTGTATAACTTACAGAATTCTCCACCGAGTACGTTCTGTGACAGCCGCTACAGACAGACAGTCCTCACACCTCCTGTTATGTTGTGTCCAGGGTCTGGATGGAGGTTTATAATGATATCAGTCAGACCCAGAGGACCAgacactagtgatgctcaaatacccctttttaaaattcgagtttggtcgaattcgaatagtaaattattcgaggtcagtcgaatattcgagtcgaataatttttactattcgattcgacctcggacttcgagctcactattcgagtcggtattcgagctaactattcgagctgactattcgaattggccttaaatagccttCCAACACtttttttgagggtgaatgatgcaagaaacctctttttttccaagtaacaacagcaagtgattatgtggggatgttcctttaaaaaaaaatgtggaaagagaagttgtgtccttaattttgttcagtagtgttactgtatatacttgttcttcttcttctttatctttcttcttcttcttctcgatcttcttcttctatatcttcttcttcttcttctatatcttcttcttcttcttctatattgtcttcttcttcttcttcttcttcttcttcttcttcttcttcttcttcttcttcttcttcttcttcttcttcttcttcttcttcttcttcttcttcttcttcttcttcatcatcatcatcttcttcttcttcttcatcatcatcttcttcttcttcttcttcttcttcttcttcatcttcttcatcttcttcatcatcttcttcatcttcttcttcttcttcatcttcttctacttcatcttcttcatcttcttcttctttttcatcttcttcttcatcatcttcttcatcttcttcttcatcttcttcttcttcttcatcttcatcttctccttccttttcaatatcgtcttcttcttcttcacgtatttctcttttcaatttttttttaaagaaatgcagctatttttgagcgtaacaaatagctggtgggcgcacgcatgttggaagcaccattgtatgtgctccctggcagtggaaacacaaagacagcaggaggtaaattcagcagcaggaggaggaggatgagtgtgtggcagcaggcagtcaatgaggcaggcagctcgccgtgacataatagccctggtacctagcggtgataccagggctgtaaataaacacaacaggaggtcccagacagcggtcgtgcagcccacattgtgtccaatacacaactgggacaacacagttttcaacccgggcacctcagaaaaattaaacctttttttttttttttaatggtttgtttggtttttggttttgcaaccaatatagctattgtttgacgtaatagctggtggcagagtggcagcagaaggtaaatcatctgtgtaccctggcagtgggaaacacagacagacagcagcagcaggaggaggaatggaggagtaggcgagcagctactgtttgacgtaatagctggtggcagagtggcagcagaaggtaaatcatctgtgtaccctggcagtgggaaacacagacagacagcagcagcagcagcaggaggaggtatggaggagcagtgtgagtgtggcagcaggtaggcagcgtgacataatagccctggtacctagcggtgataccagggctgtaaataaacacaacaggaggtcccagacagcggtcgtgcagcccacattgtgtccaatacacaactgggacaacacagttttcaacccgggcacctcagaaaaattaaaccttttttttttttttatggttttttggtttttggttttgcaaccaatatagctattgtttgacgtaatagctggtggcagagtggcagcagaaggtaaatcatctgtgtaccctggcagtgggaaacacagacagacagcagaagggcagtacacagcagcccactgtaggtgtaaaatgtgtggctgcaggtgacgtaatagtcaaagtgaaccaggctggcttagtgagcaggagccaggaggtggtaaagggtggtaaggcacattaacgatggttccggcagccagttcatgtccccctctcgccgacaacaggggccaggaactcgccttccacccacgcctggttcatcttgagaaacgtcagtctgtccacagacttgtgagacagacgtgagcgtttctcggtgaccacgccaccagctgcactgaagcagcgctcggacagcacgctggaaggggggcaggacagcacttccagggcgtactgcgccagctcgctccagatctccatgcgcttgacccaatactccatgggatcaacaggggcatcgctgtcaagcccgctgtacgaccccatgtagtcagccaccatgcgggtcaggcgctggctgtgaccggaggaggatgctgctgcatgcatctcctct from Hyperolius riggenbachi isolate aHypRig1 chromosome 2, aHypRig1.pri, whole genome shotgun sequence encodes the following:
- the LOC137544617 gene encoding olfactory receptor 51G2-like, translated to MAFSGNISIIFVLSGIPELEDHQNFLSFPLCILYIVAFFGNFTILVLIKMEESFHQPMYILLAMLAKTDIGVSLTTLPTMIGIFWFNHHQIHIDLCLTQMFFLHAFAAMESGVLVSMAVDRLIAIWNPLRYSSILTNPVIGRIVLANALRGLCLGIPLPVLTRRFPFSHSHNLSLPFCLHQDVIRLAGADTTINNIYGLVAVLMTKGMDSMFIILSYILILKAVLNIRANEAFSTCVCHICAVLLFYIPLIGLTVVYRFGNNNSHLLLILMADLYLLFPPVINPVIYSIKTKQIRQKIDKMFTNLKKQTLR